One stretch of Schlesneria sp. DSM 10557 DNA includes these proteins:
- a CDS encoding MFS transporter, translated as MAAESLGRALVHRNYRLFLLGQGISLIGTWMQQVALSWMLYRLTDSPALLGMISFTTQIPSLILSPLAGVAADRWNRHRALLVTQVLAMIQATLVVIVVYSGGDLVWKLVGLGFLLGVINAFDMPLRQSFLVEMVPDRQHLSNAIALNSSIVNGARLVGPSLAGLIIAAWGESVCFLLNAVSYVAVLGALLAMRDLPIRQHIHHGSALERLHAGMSYAFRFAPLRVLLMLLAVVSFMAMSTSVLIPVFARDILQGGARTQGFLMGANGIGALAAALYLASRKSVLGLGRAILLATVCYGVSQIAFSFSDRLPLSLPIMALSGFCMMLQMASTNTLIQTITEEDKRGRVMSLYAMAFTGVAPLGSLFGGAMAAQIGAPATVRLCGTCCIAAGIAFGLQIPRMRKLVRPIYEAAGILPKPVSAITPIES; from the coding sequence ATGGCTGCTGAGTCGCTCGGTCGAGCGTTGGTCCACCGCAATTACCGCCTCTTCCTGCTCGGTCAGGGAATCTCGCTGATCGGGACGTGGATGCAGCAGGTGGCGTTGTCGTGGATGCTGTATCGACTGACGGATTCGCCGGCGCTCCTGGGGATGATCAGCTTTACCACCCAGATTCCGAGCCTCATTCTGTCGCCGCTCGCCGGTGTCGCGGCCGATCGCTGGAATCGTCATCGCGCGTTGCTCGTGACACAGGTGCTGGCCATGATTCAGGCGACGCTGGTCGTCATCGTGGTTTATTCCGGGGGAGATCTCGTCTGGAAACTGGTCGGCCTGGGCTTCCTGCTGGGCGTGATCAATGCCTTTGATATGCCGTTGCGGCAATCGTTTCTGGTCGAAATGGTCCCTGACCGACAGCATCTCTCCAACGCGATCGCCTTGAATTCGTCAATCGTCAACGGGGCGCGCCTGGTCGGGCCGTCGCTGGCCGGACTGATCATCGCCGCCTGGGGAGAATCTGTCTGCTTTCTGCTGAATGCCGTCAGCTACGTCGCGGTCCTGGGGGCGCTGCTGGCAATGCGCGACTTGCCGATACGCCAGCACATTCATCATGGTTCGGCTCTGGAGAGGCTGCACGCCGGCATGTCCTATGCCTTCCGGTTTGCCCCGTTGCGCGTGCTGCTGATGCTGCTGGCGGTCGTCAGTTTCATGGCCATGTCGACCAGCGTGCTGATTCCGGTTTTCGCCCGAGATATCCTGCAGGGGGGAGCACGAACGCAAGGATTTCTCATGGGCGCCAACGGGATTGGTGCCTTGGCAGCCGCACTTTACCTGGCGTCACGGAAGTCGGTACTCGGACTGGGGCGTGCCATCCTGCTGGCCACGGTCTGTTACGGTGTCAGCCAGATCGCATTCTCGTTTTCGGATCGGCTGCCACTGTCGCTTCCCATCATGGCGCTCTCTGGCTTTTGCATGATGCTGCAGATGGCCTCGACGAACACGCTGATTCAGACCATCACGGAAGAAGACAAGCGAGGCCGGGTGATGAGCCTGTACGCGATGGCCTTCACCGGTGTCGCTCCGCTGGGAAGCCTGTTCGGAGGAGCCATGGCCGCTCAAATCGGTGCCCCCGCCACGGTCCGGCTGTGCGGAACATGCTGTATTGCGGCCGGCATCGCCTTCGGACTGCAGATTCCTCGCATGAGAAAGCTGGTTCGCCCTATTTACGAAGCGGCAGGAATCCTGCCGAAACCCGTCTCTGCCATCACCCCCATCGAAAGTTGA